The stretch of DNA AcactccgcctccgccggagCTGAGCAgccagctcgcggcgtcgtcccactcgcacgcgcccatcgcgccaGCCGGTGTGCAGCCGAGAGGGGCGGGGTTCAAAAGCGTAAAAGGGTCACGAGGTCACAGGTGGGATTCACAAAAAAATCAAAATCTCCTCGTATAACACGaaagtacgaaggtaacGCGTAACACTAAgctctagctagctagcacGGACTCCACACGCAGAAGCTCCCCTCGCAAACCACAACCGCGGAATCCACGAACGCGTGCTTAAACGGCAGCGCGTTGTGCTCCCCAACCTGCCTCACGTTCCGACCACCCCCGACGGACGCCAACCGATGAACGATCGGCATCCGAGGAAAACGCGTCATCCAAacgtgatcgccgccgccgacgcccgcgcccgcgccggatccgTCGCTTCGAACCGGATAGCACACGCGGTCCTCGTCGGGTGCCCACAGCGAGTGCGTCTGCGAGTACTGCTCGAAGATGGGCAGGACGTCCTGGACGAACGTCTTGGTCGGGACGTGCCAGCGACCGCGGGTgatgacgccgaggacgtcgtctGGGTCGAACCCATAAGCCCCCGTCTCGTGCACCCTCGCGCGAATCGAATCGAGCGTGCCCGGATCgatcgcgtcctcgcccaccccggcgcccccgcatTCCTCGCACCGGTAGCGGTCGCGACCGTGCGAGCAGCGGAAATcacccgcgagggcgtcgtcgtaaCTTCTCGAAACGCAGCGACAGAAGACGGGCGCCccggggccgccgccgctcgcggcgaagcagccggcgccgtgcgtcgtcgcggatggAGGATCCTCCAAAAGTGAGAGATCCGATGCGCCCAGCCAAGTCGCCGGGGGATCCCACACCATCCACTGGTGCATCGGGAACACGTGGCTCGTCGTGGTAAAGTGACACGCCACCAGGATAAGCAACCGCGTGCCCGAAGCGCTCCACTGCATGGCGCAAACCTGGTGCAGCACGGGGTTGGGAGCGACGgatccctcgtcgtcgattcgcagccccgcgtcggcgccgaatCCGCACCGGCGAAGGTCCaggacgcgcgtcgcgcggtccCACGTTCGATTCCCGTCGgggccgtccaccgcgcgcctcgcccacAGCGCGCCGTCATCCGCCCAGCACACGATCTtaccccccggcgccgccgccgccaccgtcgagacgacgacgtgcagCTCGTtgtacgcggcgggcggcgccagttccacgacgcacgcgtcctcgagggtgccgacgggtGCGCCgacgggtgccgacgggtGCCGAGCATCCTTCGAGAAcagcgatcgcgcggcgatgacggagcgctcgacggcggccgccacgcgagacgccgcggaccgcgGCATCGAAGCGTCGAGACCGAGcatcgcgagcctcgcggacTCGCGCCGTtgcgcgtcggtgccgcgAATTTCGTTCGGgcccggcgtgggcgccgcgggaagCAGCGCGAGATGCACCGCTCGGGGCATCGCGTCCGGGAACGACACGGGCACCAGCCAGTGGCCGTGgtcgcccggtgagtcaccgcccggtgagtcaccggcgacgaggtttGAACCGCGACCGACCGATggaacgtcgcgcgcgggcctcaCCCACTGGACTATGTGCGCGAGCCCGGGCAGCGACGTCTCGTGCAGCCGATCGCGCCGAAAGCTCACCACGtcgctcggcctcgcgcggcgaacggacGGAATCGCGCAGGCGAACGGGTTGACGTACCCGACAGACGCGGACGGACCGGAtcccttcttcgccttgccGAGCCTCGAAAAACCACCCACCACGGGGGCCCGCGATCGATCGCCcccccctcccgccgcgccgcccgccgccgccgcccgccccgtgAGCCTCGCTCGCTTGATAGCTCGCCCGCCCGACCGCGACCTCCgttccacctccgccgctcgacgcatcgccgcctcctcccgctcccCGCGTCCGGCTCCCCAGACGGAACCGCCCCCCCTTCGCCGGCTTGAACCCCCCCGCCGGACCCCCGCCGGGTGCACGATCGCGGCCGGGAGCAGCGATCGCGCCAGCTGCACCGCCGCAGACCTCAGCGTCTCAACCCCGGCGGAGTATCCACCGCgaaacgcgtcgacgcttcGTCGCCACCACAGAGactcgggcgcggacgataCCTCGCGCaagccgccctcgtcgtcgtcggacgccgcgtgggCACCCcagacggcaccctcgacggcacccccatCGGCACCCCCGCCGGCTCGCCACGCCGGGTGGGTGTttcccgtcgacgccctattgtcgcgctcctcctcgagctcgtcgccgtccagcTCGAAGGAAGCCTCGGACGCCGTCTCGTTCTCCTCCTTCCGGAGGCGCTCATTCATTCGGACGTCTTCGTCCCGCTCGAGGGCTCGAGCCGCTCGGACGcggtcgcgtgcgccgcccgcgacgggacgcgcggtgcACTCGCGATCGAGCCCCGACCACGCGCGAAGGTTCGCCGGCGAGATTTtaccgacggcggcgccgttcacGAGGGACAGCACGTCGCGGGTGCTCGGACCGGGCGAAAACGAGAGCTCGCGGCCAGACTCCACCAGCGTCAGCGTCTCccgagcgtcggcgctgaGCCACCCGTCTGGGCCCACGCCCCGAACgttcgcgggggcggcggcggcgtcgtcgtcgtcgcccgcgacgaaaTCTCCCCTTCGACGCTTGGTACCCGCCAGTGATTGGTGATTCTTGAATTGGTGATTCTTCGCGAGAAACTTCgagccgcgggtgccggcggcgccgggcgtggCGCCGTGcagcgacgccatcgcgacggtCAGGTCCAGCTCGTGAAGCGCGAACTCCTCGCCGTGCCGCCTGACGTTCATGAGCAGAAGCCGAGTGCCGCACGCGGTGAAAGCGGCGAAGACGGGATTCCGGAGCGGCACGTGCACCGAATTCATCGCCGGGAGCTTGTGCGATCGAACCCGATCTATCGGGGCGACGATTCCGCGGGGGTACGCCCGCGGTTCCTTCGCCTTGTTCGCGTCCAcggagtcgtcctcgtcgtccagctgctgccacgcggcgccgcccgattggccgccgcccgaatcgccgcggccgaaaAACGCCGCGTTTGTCCCGGCCAGCTGTTGCGTCCGGCCGGCTGTTTGCGTCCGGCCAGACGTCCCGAGCCCgtgccccgccgccgcggtggagtcCTCGTCCCCCATCGTGGCGTCCTCCGAGTCGTACCCGTCGCCCCGGTCGTGCCCGgttccccgacgacgacgatcgaggATCTGAAATTGACGATCTCCGCTTGCAAACCGGTTCGAGCGTTTAGGTCGAAGGcacgcggtgggcgcggagAGCACGAGTTTGCATCCCTCGGCGCTCtcctgcgcgacgacgagcatcgacgcgtccggcgaccAGGTGAGCAGgttgggcgcgagcggctgcggcgagggcgcctcgtacgcgacgcgaacgcggccgcctccctcaACGGGATCGCACGTGAGGACCCTCGCGtggtccgcgacggcgatacgatcgacgccgcgcgcgcggtgccaCAGGACGTGCCTGCGCCACGCGTACAGCTGTTTCCACGTGAAGTCGCGGTTGACGAGGTCCTCTCGCACCAGCGCCGGGGCTtcctgcgcgcgcgcgagcgcgcgccagATGGCTGGCCTCGAGCAgtacgccctcgccgcgcggcaggtcatgccgaggcgcgcgacgtccggcCCGTCCAGCCTGGAGACCACGTCGGCGAAGATGCTCCTGGGCAGGCATCCCAGCGAGGAGTCCCGCAGggcgtcgacctcggcgactcGCGCGTCCCACTCGTCGGTGCTCTCCGCCCGACCTTTCCCTCTCCCTTTCTTCTCCTTTCCCACCACCCGACTCCGGAAGAATGACGCCCTCATGATGCGAACGCGCCCCCGAGGGTTCCCCTCGACCCGAcactcgacgagcgcctctcCCGgcccgaacgcggcgggcaGGGCTGCTCGTGCACTCGCGCTGaacccgcgcacgcgcgcgcacctcctGCTGTGACCCGtcagcgcgggcgggcgcgcggtccGAGGAGGCCGAAAATCCCGCCTatcgtctccgcgcgtcgtctgCTCCGAGCACGTGATTTTTGCGGGTGACAGGATGGAAGAAGAGGGTGGAAAGTTCTTACGGGTGTCGCGGTCCAGTCAAACTGCACCGGCGACAAAGAAAGGCGGTTTGAACAAGAGCCTTGCTCGGCTCGTCGATTAAAAACGAAGGAATCGATTCGGTCCCCCGCGTACGGACCCTCCCCCAGCCAACTCTCCCATCCTCGGAATCCTCCCCCTCCCGATCTGCCAAAGCTCGCCAGGCGCGGCTCGTAAATATGCGGAcaagtcgtcgacggcgtcatcgaCTGAGACCGAACCGATGCACAAAACGAAAGTTGGAACACCGTCGGTGGTCGTCGAATGATGCCTCACTTGCCCGCGGATGCGGTGAGGAGCCCGCCCGCCGGGGGCTTGGTCTCCTTACCTCCCGCGCCCTTGTCGCCGGTCTCGGGCCTCGCCTCGAGCTGATCGTACTGCAGGTTGAAGTTATCCTTTCGGATCCGCTCCCAGCTCATGACGTCGAAGATCCAAAACGATCCCCGCTCGCCCCGCTCGCTCTTCATCACCGGCTCCgtgcccgcgacgcgcatgaTCCAAGCCTTCAGCTCCTTGTGGAAACCCCACCCGCGGGCGCACAGCTCGTCAGCCGCGAAGAGCTGCGATTCGTCCCCAGGCATGGAGTAAAAGACGTAAAAGAGCGTCTCCTGCTGAAACTTTTGGAACACCGCCGGCCTCACCCCCGCGACTGGCACGCTGTAGCACGCCGGCAACAGGAGCTCAACctcgggccgcggcggggtgtcCGCCCACGGGGACCCGAACGTCTTGTACAGGGGCTCCGGGGAGTTGAGGTTCAGGCCGAGGGTGGTGAGGTCcgtgccgagcgcgagcgtggTGAGATCCGGGTCGGACATTCGgatgacgccgaggagcccgaggaggccgaagcggtccgtcgcggcggccatctgaccgccgccgacgcccttgccgccgcccgatcccttgccgccgccaaactcgtacggcgcgccgccgcccatcggcCCGTTGAGGTCGAGCTTACCGCCCTGGGGACCCTGCGCAAAGGGGCCGGGCTGACCcagcgcgggtccgccgccgcctttgctcgcgcccccgccgccgccgccgcccccgccgggagCGCCGGGAAGCGCGGGGAAGTCCTCGTTCTGGATGGTGAACTCCGGGTGTGGCTTCTgcagcgccatcgcgccgtaTCCGTCGCCCATCGATCCCATTCCGTCCATCCCGCCGAAGACTCCGCCCTGCCCGGGGCCCATGCCGCCGAATgcgccctgcgcgccggGCTGCCCGCCCaaaccaccgcgcgcgccgggtggcgggccgccgaggctggggAACTCGGACATGTCGAACGGAGTCTGGTCCtcgcccatgccgcccatgccc from Micromonas commoda chromosome 3, complete sequence encodes:
- a CDS encoding predicted protein; the protein is MLNGQNNYQTAPPGGGGFPLVGSHGNMQGMQYGMGPGRGPGGMQGAPQARGQFMGGMQGGMQGGGMGNPPGVFNAQAQMNGGLGLGGAPPGLGGSPGGARASMDRTGSGGQLLARQGSMPGAANGGMMGPNAGAGPRGMMAGGGSFGGGGGGGIPGPRGSGPDLLAMINKGGAGSPFGAQGGMGMGGMGEDQTPFDMSEFPSLGGPPPGARGGLGGQPGAQGAFGGMGPGQGGVFGGMDGMGSMGDGYGAMALQKPHPEFTIQNEDFPALPGAPGGGGGGGGGASKGGGGPALGQPGPFAQGPQGGKLDLNGPMGGGAPYEFGGGKGSGGGKGVGGGQMAAATDRFGLLGLLGVIRMSDPDLTTLALGTDLTTLGLNLNSPEPLYKTFGSPWADTPPRPEVELLLPACYSVPVAGVRPAVFQKFQQETLFYVFYSMPGDESQLFAADELCARGWGFHKELKAWIMRVAGTEPVMKSERGERGSFWIFDVMSWERIRKDNFNLQYDQLEARPETGDKGAGGKETKPPAGGLLTASAGK
- a CDS encoding predicted protein, translated to MRASFFRSRVVGKEKKGRGKGRAESTDEWDARVAEVDALRDSSLGCLPRSIFADVVSRLDGPDVARLGMTCRAARAYCSRPAIWRALARAQEAPALVREDLVNRDFTWKQLYAWRRHVLWHRARGVDRIAVADHARVLTCDPVEGGGRVRVAYEAPSPQPLAPNLLTWSPDASMLVVAQESAEGCKLVLSAPTACLRPKRSNRFASGDRQFQILDRRRRGTGHDRGDGYDSEDATMGDEDSTAAAGHGLGTSGRTQTAGRTQQLAGTNAAFFGRGDSGGGQSGGAAWQQLDDEDDSVDANKAKEPRAYPRGIVAPIDRVRSHKLPAMNSVHVPLRNPVFAAFTACGTRLLLMNVRRHGEEFALHELDLTVAMASLHGATPGAAGTRGSKFLAKNHQFKNHQSLAGTKRRRGDFVAGDDDDAAAAPANVRGVGPDGWLSADARETLTLVESGRELSFSPGPSTRDVLSLVNGAAVGKISPANLRAWSGLDRECTARPVAGGARDRVRAARALERDEDVRMNERLRKEENETASEASFELDGDELEEERDNRASTGNTHPAWRAGGGADGGAVEGAVWGAHAASDDDEGGLREVSSAPESLWWRRSVDAFRGGYSAGVETLRSAAVQLARSLLPAAIVHPAGVRRGGSSRRRGGGSVWGAGRGEREEAAMRRAAEVERRSRSGGRAIKRARLTGRAAAAGGAAGGGGDRSRAPVVGGFSRLGKAKKGSGPSASVGYVNPFACAIPSVRRARPSDVVSFRRDRLHETSLPGLAHIVQWVRPARDVPSVGRGSNLVAGDSPGGDSPGDHGHWLVPVSFPDAMPRAVHLALLPAAPTPGPNEIRGTDAQRRESARLAMLGLDASMPRSAASRVAAAVERSVIAARSLFSKDARHPSAPVGAPVGTLEDACVVELAPPAAYNELHVVVSTVAAAAPGGKIVCWADDGALWARRAVDGPDGNRTWDRATRVLDLRRCGFGADAGLRIDDEGSVAPNPVLHQVCAMQWSASGTRLLILVACHFTTTSHVFPMHQWMVWDPPATWLGASDLSLLEDPPSATTHGAGCFAASGGGPGAPVFCRCVSRSYDDALAGDFRCSHGRDRYRCEECGGAGVGEDAIDPGTLDSIRARVHETGAYGFDPDDVLGVITRGRWHVPTKTFVQDVLPIFEQYSQTHSLWAPDEDRVCYPVRSDGSGAGAGVGGGDHVWMTRFPRMPIVHRLASVGGGRNVRQVGEHNALPFKHAFVDSAVVVCEGSFCVWSPC